ATCTCGCAGCCGGCTGCCTCGCGCATGATCGCGGAGATCGAGGCGTTCGTCGGCGCGCCGATCTGTGAGAGGCTGCCGCGCGGCGTGGCGCTGACCCCTTACGGGACGGCGCTGGCGCGGCGTGCGAGATCAGTGCTGCTCGAATTGCGCGAGGTCGACCGCGAGATCGCCGACCTGCGCAGCGGCAAAGGCGGCTCGGTCTATCTCGGCGCTGTGACGGCGCCCGCCATCGACCTTGTCATCCCGGCGATCAAGATCGTGCGCGAGACCTATCCGAAGGTCGAGATCAACATGCAGGTCGAGACCAGCGCGGTGCTTGCCAAGGAACTGCTCGCCTCGCGGCACGACTTCATCGTCGCCCGCATCCCCGACGACCTCAATCCACGTCTCTTCGAAGCGCGCGTGATCGGCGTCGAGAAGGCCTGCCTCATCGTCCGGCGCGGCCATCCGCTGCTCGGCCATGGCGCGGTGAGGCTGGACGAGCTGCACAAGTTCGACTGGGTGCTGCAGCCGGGCGGGTCGCTGCTGCGGCGCACCCTGGAGGGCATCTTCGTTTCGCACGGCGCGCCGCTGCCCGACCGTGTCCTGAACACCTCGTCCCTGCTTCTGACGCTGGTGATGGTGGCGCAGTCGGACGCGATCGCCGCGGTGTCGATCGAGGTCGCCAACTTCCTGCGGGGCAGGGGCGATCTCGACGGATCGGTCGAAATCCTGCCGACGGAGTTCGAAATCGTCGTTCAGCCCTACAGCCTGATCACGGTTCGCAGCCGCTCGCTCTCGCCTGCGGCGCAAATCCTCTACGACCAGATCCGCAACCAGCTCCGGTAAGCAAGTTTCGTTGGCGCACCAAAACGAGCAATAAACGAAAGGAATTCGAAACAGCCCCGTTACAAAGAAGTTAACGCTGCGGCACTGCGGAGATACGGCTCTTCCCTAAAAAAGGCGTCATCAGGGAACCAATTCAAACGAAAGACCCAACGCCATGTCCGCTCTCGCCGCCCCCGCCGCCCGCCGCTCCGTTCTCGCTGCGCTTCCGCGCATCGCCGTGCGTACCCGCACCTCGGAAAACCAGATGGCGATGTTTTCCGTCGTCTCGGTCGGTGCGATCGCCTTCATGATGCTCCTGCCGTCGCCGCGCGCTGCCTTTGCCGCGGTCGAGCCCGAGACGCCGACGGTCCAGGTCGTCGCGACGACCGAAAAGGCGCCGCGCCTCGTCGTCGCCAGCGAGACCGACAAGGCCTGCGCCGGCCAGGCCTGGGGCTCCGAAACGCTCGACTGCATCCTGGCGATTGCCAAGGACAGCGGCGTGACGCGCACGGTCCGCCTTGCCGATGCCGGCATCCGACACTGAGACGACACCGACAGGAGACGAGCATGCACATCGCCCGCCGCAACCCGCATGTCAGCCGCGCCTGCTCCAGGCATTTCTCACAGGAGACGGTATGGCTCCGCCTGAGGACGAAGGACTGGGATTTCTTCGTCGCCGACGAGGTGGAAGCCTTCGCGGTCATCGCACGGCACGATGTGCTCGACGTCGAGGCGATGAGGCAGCGCTGAGAGCCACTATCCGCCCGCCGGGTCGGATTTCGACACAATCTCCGAGCGGTCAGCTCCGTTCCGCGCCGATCTGGTCGGTGACCGCGGCAAGTGCGCCGCGCACGTCGAGCGTGGAAAAGGGTTTTTCCATCAGGAGCGGTCTGAGCTTGGGCGCGATCTCCTCGAATTCGGCCCGCGCGCCGAGGCTGTCGCCGGTGACGAGCACGAAGCGGCGGGCGAGATGCGGCCGCTTCTGCGTCAGTTCGCGGTAGATATCGAGCCCGCTCGCGCCGGGCATGCGAAGGTCCGAAAAGACGATGTCGATTTCCATGTCGAGCCGGTCGACGCCCTCGCGCGCTTCGGTCCATCCAGTATGAATGACGGACTTTATCCCCATCAGTTCCAGGATGTCGGCCAGCGATGCGGCCACGTCGGGCTCGTCGTCGATGATGAGTGCCGTGCGAATGTTGGTCGACTTCGGCGCCGTCCCTGC
The Mesorhizobium australicum genome window above contains:
- a CDS encoding LysR family transcriptional regulator, whose product is MSDRQGWTNPAWAGQRDGEALARGGLKVGHLRMVAALDEHGQVSAAASVLNISQPAASRMIAEIEAFVGAPICERLPRGVALTPYGTALARRARSVLLELREVDREIADLRSGKGGSVYLGAVTAPAIDLVIPAIKIVRETYPKVEINMQVETSAVLAKELLASRHDFIVARIPDDLNPRLFEARVIGVEKACLIVRRGHPLLGHGAVRLDELHKFDWVLQPGGSLLRRTLEGIFVSHGAPLPDRVLNTSSLLLTLVMVAQSDAIAAVSIEVANFLRGRGDLDGSVEILPTEFEIVVQPYSLITVRSRSLSPAAQILYDQIRNQLR